In the genome of Croceimicrobium hydrocarbonivorans, one region contains:
- the rplA gene encoding 50S ribosomal protein L1 gives MATVSKKRKVALEAFDRKKSYSLTEASAIVKEISTANFDASVDLAVRLGVDPRKANQMVRGVVTLPHGTGKDVTVLALVTPDKEAEAKEAGADYVGLDEYIDKIKGGWTDVDVIITMPSVMGKIGPLGRVLGPRGLMPNPKTGTVTMDVAKAVNEVKAGKIDFKVDRYGIIHAGIGKASFEADKIKENAEELIKTLIRMKPTASKGTYVKSITLSSTMSPGISIDAKSVS, from the coding sequence ATGGCAACAGTAAGTAAGAAACGTAAAGTGGCATTGGAAGCCTTCGATCGTAAGAAATCCTATTCTTTGACCGAAGCCAGTGCTATCGTAAAGGAAATCTCTACCGCTAATTTCGACGCCTCAGTAGATTTGGCAGTTCGTTTAGGCGTAGATCCTCGTAAAGCTAACCAAATGGTACGTGGGGTTGTAACCCTTCCTCATGGAACCGGTAAAGATGTAACTGTATTAGCATTAGTAACTCCCGATAAGGAAGCTGAAGCTAAAGAAGCAGGTGCAGATTACGTAGGTTTAGACGAGTACATTGACAAGATCAAAGGAGGCTGGACCGACGTAGATGTGATCATTACCATGCCTAGTGTAATGGGTAAAATTGGTCCTTTAGGTCGTGTTTTAGGTCCACGTGGTTTGATGCCTAACCCTAAGACTGGTACTGTAACTATGGACGTTGCAAAAGCGGTTAATGAGGTGAAAGCAGGTAAGATCGACTTTAAAGTAGATCGTTACGGAATCATCCACGCTGGTATTGGTAAAGCGTCTTTCGAAGCTGACAAGATCAAAGAAAATGCTGAAGAGCTGATCAAAACTTTGATCCGTATGAAGCCTACCGCATCTAAAGGTACTTACGTGAAGAGTATTACTCTGAGCAGTACTATGAGCCCAGGTATCAGCATTGATGCAAAGTCCGTTTCCTAA
- the rplK gene encoding 50S ribosomal protein L11: protein MAKEVSALIKLQVRGGAANPSPPVGPALGAKGVNIMEFCKQFNARTQDKQGKVLPVVITVYSDKSFDFVIKTPPAAVQLMEAAKIKKGSQQSNLQKVGKVSWDQVRAIAEDKMADLNAFTIESAMSMVAGTARSMGLTVTGPKPF, encoded by the coding sequence ATGGCTAAAGAAGTAAGTGCACTTATTAAACTCCAGGTTCGTGGAGGTGCTGCTAACCCTTCTCCTCCCGTTGGTCCCGCGCTTGGTGCGAAAGGGGTTAACATCATGGAGTTCTGTAAGCAGTTTAATGCGCGTACACAAGATAAGCAAGGGAAGGTTCTTCCGGTTGTTATTACCGTATATTCTGACAAGTCTTTCGACTTTGTTATTAAGACTCCTCCCGCCGCCGTTCAATTAATGGAGGCAGCTAAGATCAAGAAAGGTTCACAGCAATCTAACCTTCAAAAGGTAGGTAAAGTAAGCTGGGATCAGGTACGTGCTATCGCAGAAGATAAAATGGCCGATCTGAACGCCTTTACCATCGAATCAGCTATGAGCATGGTTGCTGGTACAGCGCGCAGTATGGGTTTAACAGTAACTGGCCCAAAGCCTTTCTAA
- the rplJ gene encoding 50S ribosomal protein L10, whose amino-acid sequence MTREEKNKEIEVLLERLENSDVLYITDIEGLNAEQTSNLRRTCYKAGISLNVVKNTLLKKAMERSSKDFEALYPTLKGSTSIMFAEAGNAPARLIKDMRKKKQSKPVIKGAFIQEAVFIGDDQLEVLSSLKSKDELVADIIALLQSPAKNVISGLNGAGGKLAGLLKTLEERAA is encoded by the coding sequence ATGACTCGCGAAGAAAAGAATAAAGAAATTGAAGTATTATTAGAGCGTCTCGAGAACTCTGATGTACTTTATATTACTGATATCGAAGGATTAAACGCTGAACAAACCAGCAACCTTCGTCGTACTTGCTACAAAGCAGGTATCAGTTTAAACGTGGTTAAGAACACCTTGCTTAAGAAAGCTATGGAGCGTAGCTCTAAAGATTTCGAAGCATTGTATCCAACTTTGAAAGGTTCTACAAGTATCATGTTCGCCGAAGCCGGTAATGCACCTGCTCGTTTGATCAAGGATATGCGTAAAAAGAAACAGAGCAAACCTGTTATCAAAGGAGCCTTCATCCAAGAAGCGGTATTTATTGGTGATGATCAATTAGAAGTACTGAGCTCACTTAAGAGCAAAGACGAATTGGTTGCCGATATCATCGCTCTACTGCAATCTCCTGCCAAGAATGTTATCAGCGGCCTGAATGGTGCCGGTGGCAAATTGGCTGGTCTTTTAAAGACCTTAGAGGAGCGCGCAGCTTAA
- the rplL gene encoding 50S ribosomal protein L7/L12, producing MADIKELGDQLVNLTVKEVSELADYLKEEYGIEPAAAAVAVAGPAAAGDEGGAEEKTEFDVILKAAGGSKLAVVKLVKELTGLGLKEAKALVDEAPKPLKEGVAKDEAEALKSQLEEAGAEVEIK from the coding sequence ATGGCAGACATTAAAGAATTAGGAGATCAGTTAGTAAATCTTACCGTTAAAGAAGTAAGCGAATTAGCTGACTACCTGAAAGAAGAATACGGTATCGAGCCTGCTGCTGCAGCTGTTGCTGTTGCTGGTCCTGCTGCTGCAGGAGACGAAGGCGGTGCTGAAGAGAAAACCGAATTCGACGTAATCCTTAAAGCTGCTGGTGGTTCTAAATTAGCCGTTGTAAAATTGGTTAAAGAATTAACCGGATTAGGACTTAAAGAAGCTAAAGCTCTCGTAGACGAAGCTCCTAAGCCTTTGAAAGAAGGTGTTGCTAAAGACGAAGCCGAAGCTTTGAAGTCTCAGCTTGAAGAAGCTGGTGCTGAGGTAGAAATCAAGTAA
- the nusG gene encoding transcription termination/antitermination protein NusG, with translation MSDSGKKWYVVRAISGQENKIKSYIESEIEYAGLQDYLGQILVPTEKVFQIRNGKKISKERNYFPGYIMIEANLGGEMVHTIKNVQGVIGFLGETKGGDPVPLRQSEVNRMLGKVDELSETEEKINIPYIVGETVKVIDGPFNGFNGTIEKVYEDKRKLEVMVKIFGRKTPLELSYMQVEKES, from the coding sequence ATGAGCGATAGTGGAAAGAAATGGTACGTTGTTCGCGCAATTTCCGGGCAGGAGAATAAGATTAAGTCTTACATAGAAAGTGAGATCGAATACGCCGGTTTGCAAGATTATTTAGGACAAATACTTGTACCTACCGAGAAAGTATTCCAGATCCGCAACGGAAAGAAGATCAGCAAGGAAAGAAATTACTTTCCTGGATATATTATGATTGAGGCCAACCTGGGCGGTGAAATGGTGCACACCATTAAAAACGTACAGGGGGTTATCGGCTTTTTAGGAGAAACCAAAGGTGGTGATCCTGTGCCATTGCGTCAGAGCGAAGTAAATCGAATGTTAGGTAAGGTGGATGAGCTTTCTGAAACCGAAGAGAAAATCAACATTCCTTATATCGTTGGCGAAACGGTTAAAGTTATTGATGGTCCATTTAATGGATTTAATGGAACCATTGAGAAGGTGTATGAAGACAAACGTAAATTGGAGGTTATGGTTAAAATCTTTGGCCGTAAAACTCCTTTAGAGTTGTCTTACATGCAGGTTGAGAAAGAGAGTTAA
- the rpoC gene encoding DNA-directed RNA polymerase subunit beta', with protein sequence MSLRKNDKSTFNSAFKSITISLASPEYLLERSFGEVLKPETINYRTHKPERDGLFCERIFGPVKDYECACGKYKRIRYKGIVCDRCGVEVTEKKVRRERVGHINLVVPVAHIWYFKSLPNKIGYLLGLPTKKLEMIIYYERYVVIQAGNATKEDGSPMTYMEFLTEEEYLDALERLPVENQYLEESDPNKFIAKMGGEALIDLLSRLDLDSLSYQLRNKANTETSQQRKQEALKRLVVVEAFRDANTRIENRPEWMVVKVVPVIPPELRPLVPLDGGRFATSDLNDLYRRVIIRNNRLKRLMEIKAPEVILRNEKRMLQEAVDSLFDNTRKASAVKTDNNRALKSLSDSLKGKQGRFRQNLLGKRVDYSARSVIVVGPEMKLHECGLPKDMAAELYKPFIVRKLIERGIVKTVKSAKKIIDKREPVVWDILENVMKGHPVLLNRAPTLHRLGIQAFQPKMIEGKAIQLHPLACTAFNADFDGDQMAVHLPLGSAAVLEAQMLMLASHNILNPANGSPITVPSQDMVLGLYYMTKMRVSDETLTVKGEGLTFYSAEEAEIAFNEGRVELNAKVRVRARVEEDGELKYKVIETSFGRILFNKVVPENVGYINEVLTKKALRGIISDILKATDVPTTADFLDNIKQLGFMTAFRGGLSFSLGDIIIPQEKDELVSNAESQIEEILGSYNMGLITNNERYNQVIDVWTNTNARLTERAMHYLSSDRQGFNPIYMMLDSGARGSKEQIRQLSGMRGLMAKPQKSGSSGGEIIENPIIANFKEGLSILEYFISTHGARKGLADTALKTADAGYLTRRLVDVAQDVIITEEDCDTLRGLEVTALKKNEEVVEPLFDRIIGRTSLHDVVDPITNEVYVKSGAMISEDEARRIEESPIQMVEVRSALTCESKRGICAKCYGRNLATGKKVQMGEAVGVIAAQSIGEPGTQLTLRTFHVGGTAGNVSEESSIKAKFDGTVVLEDVRTVKGEDNEGNPVDIVIGRTGEFRLVDNKTGINLMTSNVPYGSFLHRQDGDKINKGDVVCQWDPFNAVIISEISGTIKFADIEQGFTYRVEIDEQTGFMEKVISETRNKKMIPTIAILDKEGNELKHYTLPVGAHIIVEDGDSIKSGKTLVKIPRKSAKAGDITGGLPRVTELFEARNPSNPAVVSEIDGVVSYGKIKRGNREIIVESRTGELKKYLINLSKQILVQENDYVRAGMPLSEGAITPADILAIQGPNRVQEYLVNEIQEVYRLQGVKINDKHFETIVRQMMRKVDIQDPGDTLFLEKSLVHKNDFIEQNDWIFDKKVVVDAGESDTLQAGQIITARRLRDENSLLRRADKQLVEARDANPATAKPVLQGITRASLQTKSFISAASFQETTKVLNEAAVNGKRDFLEGLKENVIVGHKIPAGTGMKEYERIIVGSKEEYEKLKSIQDLNVEEKV encoded by the coding sequence ATGTCATTGAGGAAAAACGATAAAAGCACATTCAACTCCGCCTTTAAGAGCATTACCATCAGCTTGGCTTCGCCCGAGTACTTGTTGGAGCGTTCTTTCGGGGAGGTGCTCAAACCTGAAACCATTAACTATCGTACGCACAAACCAGAGCGCGATGGTCTTTTCTGTGAGCGTATTTTCGGTCCAGTAAAAGATTATGAGTGTGCCTGTGGAAAGTACAAGCGTATTCGATATAAAGGAATCGTTTGTGATCGTTGCGGTGTGGAAGTTACCGAGAAAAAGGTACGTCGCGAGCGCGTAGGTCACATCAACTTGGTAGTACCAGTAGCTCATATCTGGTACTTCAAATCATTACCTAATAAAATTGGTTATCTCCTCGGCTTGCCTACCAAGAAGTTGGAGATGATCATCTACTACGAGCGTTATGTAGTTATCCAAGCTGGTAACGCTACTAAGGAAGATGGTAGCCCCATGACTTACATGGAATTCCTTACTGAAGAGGAATACCTGGATGCATTGGAGCGCCTTCCGGTAGAAAACCAATATTTAGAAGAAAGCGACCCCAATAAATTCATCGCCAAAATGGGTGGTGAAGCCTTGATCGACTTATTAAGTCGTTTGGATTTGGATTCACTTTCATACCAATTGCGGAATAAAGCCAATACTGAAACTTCTCAGCAACGTAAGCAAGAAGCTTTAAAACGTCTGGTTGTTGTAGAAGCTTTCCGTGATGCCAATACCCGTATCGAGAACCGTCCGGAGTGGATGGTAGTGAAAGTAGTTCCGGTAATTCCACCCGAATTACGTCCATTAGTTCCTTTGGATGGTGGTCGTTTCGCTACTTCTGACTTGAACGATTTATACCGTCGGGTAATTATCCGTAACAACCGTTTGAAGCGCTTAATGGAGATTAAAGCTCCTGAGGTGATTCTTCGCAACGAGAAACGGATGTTGCAGGAAGCTGTAGATTCACTTTTCGATAACACTCGTAAGGCATCTGCAGTTAAAACGGATAACAACCGTGCCTTGAAATCTCTTTCTGATTCATTGAAAGGTAAGCAAGGTCGTTTCCGTCAGAACTTACTCGGTAAGCGTGTGGATTACTCCGCTCGTTCGGTTATCGTTGTAGGTCCTGAAATGAAATTGCATGAATGTGGTCTTCCAAAAGATATGGCCGCAGAACTGTATAAGCCATTTATCGTTCGTAAGCTGATTGAGCGCGGTATTGTAAAAACCGTAAAATCGGCCAAGAAGATCATCGACAAGCGCGAGCCAGTTGTATGGGATATTTTGGAGAACGTAATGAAAGGTCATCCGGTATTATTAAACCGGGCCCCAACTCTTCACCGTTTAGGTATTCAGGCTTTCCAGCCTAAGATGATTGAGGGTAAGGCTATTCAATTACACCCATTAGCCTGTACCGCATTTAACGCGGATTTCGATGGTGACCAGATGGCGGTTCACTTACCTTTAGGTTCAGCGGCTGTTTTAGAAGCACAAATGTTAATGTTGGCTTCTCACAACATCTTGAACCCAGCAAACGGATCTCCGATTACTGTACCTTCTCAGGACATGGTTTTGGGTCTGTACTACATGACCAAGATGCGTGTAAGTGATGAGACCCTTACTGTAAAAGGTGAAGGTCTAACTTTCTACTCGGCTGAAGAAGCGGAAATCGCTTTCAACGAAGGTCGTGTAGAATTGAACGCTAAAGTTCGTGTTCGTGCTCGCGTAGAAGAGGACGGCGAATTGAAATACAAAGTGATTGAGACCTCTTTCGGTCGTATCCTCTTTAATAAGGTGGTACCTGAGAATGTAGGTTATATCAACGAAGTATTAACCAAGAAAGCTTTACGCGGAATTATTTCCGATATCCTGAAAGCAACTGACGTGCCTACCACTGCAGACTTCCTGGATAATATCAAGCAACTTGGGTTTATGACTGCATTCCGTGGTGGTTTATCCTTCTCCTTAGGTGATATCATTATCCCACAAGAGAAAGACGAGCTGGTAAGCAATGCAGAGTCTCAGATTGAAGAGATCTTAGGATCTTATAATATGGGTCTTATTACCAACAACGAACGTTACAACCAGGTAATTGACGTATGGACCAACACCAATGCTCGTCTTACCGAGCGTGCCATGCACTACCTGTCTTCGGATCGTCAAGGTTTTAACCCAATCTACATGATGCTCGACTCCGGAGCACGGGGATCTAAAGAGCAGATTCGTCAGCTTTCCGGTATGCGTGGTCTGATGGCTAAACCTCAGAAATCTGGTTCCTCAGGTGGTGAGATTATCGAGAACCCGATTATTGCGAACTTTAAAGAAGGTTTGTCAATTCTCGAGTACTTTATCTCTACTCACGGTGCCCGTAAAGGTTTGGCGGATACCGCATTGAAAACTGCGGATGCAGGTTACTTAACTCGTCGTTTGGTAGACGTAGCTCAGGATGTGATTATCACCGAAGAGGATTGCGATACCTTACGTGGATTAGAAGTAACTGCTCTTAAGAAAAACGAAGAGGTTGTAGAACCATTATTCGATCGTATTATCGGTCGTACTTCTTTACATGATGTGGTTGATCCGATCACCAACGAAGTGTATGTGAAGTCTGGAGCTATGATTTCGGAAGATGAAGCTCGTCGTATTGAGGAATCTCCAATCCAAATGGTAGAAGTACGTTCTGCACTTACTTGTGAGAGCAAGCGCGGTATTTGTGCCAAATGTTATGGTAGAAACTTAGCGACTGGTAAGAAAGTTCAAATGGGTGAGGCTGTAGGTGTAATTGCTGCACAGTCGATTGGAGAACCAGGAACACAGCTTACACTGCGTACTTTCCACGTAGGGGGTACCGCGGGTAACGTTTCGGAAGAATCTTCGATCAAAGCCAAATTTGATGGTACTGTAGTTCTGGAAGATGTTCGTACTGTAAAAGGTGAGGATAACGAAGGAAACCCTGTGGATATCGTAATTGGTCGTACTGGTGAATTCCGCTTGGTAGACAATAAGACCGGTATCAACTTGATGACAAGCAATGTGCCTTACGGTTCATTCTTGCACAGACAAGATGGAGATAAAATTAATAAGGGCGATGTGGTATGCCAATGGGATCCATTTAACGCGGTTATTATCTCCGAAATTTCGGGTACCATTAAGTTTGCTGACATTGAGCAAGGCTTTACTTATCGAGTAGAGATTGACGAGCAAACAGGTTTCATGGAGAAAGTAATCTCAGAAACTCGTAACAAGAAAATGATTCCAACCATTGCCATTCTTGACAAAGAAGGAAATGAGTTGAAGCATTATACCCTACCTGTAGGAGCCCACATTATTGTGGAAGATGGCGATAGCATTAAATCGGGTAAAACACTGGTTAAGATTCCACGTAAATCTGCGAAAGCAGGTGATATTACCGGTGGTCTGCCACGTGTAACCGAATTATTTGAAGCACGTAACCCATCTAACCCTGCAGTTGTATCTGAAATCGATGGTGTGGTATCTTATGGTAAGATTAAGCGTGGTAACCGCGAGATTATCGTAGAGAGCCGTACCGGTGAATTGAAGAAGTATCTGATCAACTTAAGTAAGCAGATTCTGGTACAGGAGAATGATTATGTTCGTGCAGGTATGCCACTTTCAGAAGGGGCTATTACTCCAGCGGATATCCTCGCTATCCAAGGACCAAATCGTGTACAGGAATACTTGGTGAATGAAATTCAAGAGGTATACCGCTTACAGGGTGTGAAGATTAACGATAAGCACTTCGAAACTATCGTTCGTCAGATGATGCGTAAGGTAGATATCCAAGATCCAGGTGATACCCTGTTCTTAGAGAAAAGCCTGGTACACAAGAATGACTTTATTGAGCAAAACGACTGGATCTTCGATAAGAAGGTAGTAGTGGATGCAGGTGAATCTGATACCTTACAAGCAGGTCAGATTATTACTGCTCGTCGTTTACGTGATGAAAACTCATTATTGCGTCGTGCCGACAAGCAATTGGTAGAAGCGCGTGATGCTAATCCAGCTACCGCTAAACCCGTATTGCAAGGTATTACCCGTGCATCTCTACAAACGAAGAGCTTTATCTCTGCTGCTTCCTTCCAGGAAACCACTAAGGTGCTGAACGAAGCTGCAGTGAACGGTAAGCGTGACTTCCTTGAAGGTCTGAAGGAAAATGTGATCGTAGGTCATAAGATTCCTGCCGGTACCGGTATGAAGGAGTACGAGCGTATTATCGTAGGCTCTAAAGAAGAGTATGAGAAATTGAAGTCCATCCAGGATTTGAACGTAGAAGAAAAAGTTTAA
- the rpoB gene encoding DNA-directed RNA polymerase subunit beta: protein MERVNFASIKNHFDYPDFLAIQIQSFKDFFQLETKAADRADEGLFRTFSENFPITDSRNQFVLEFIDYFIDPPRYSEEECIERGLTFSVPLKARLKLYCTDPEHEDFETIVQDVYLGTIPYMTPRGTFVVNGAERVIVSQLHRSPGVFFGQSYHANGTKLYSARVIPFKGSWIEFATDINSVMYAYIDRKKKLPLTTLLRAIGYERDKDILEIFDLAEEVKVTKTGLKKVAGRKLAARVLKTWIEDFVDEDTGEVVSIERNEVVLDRDTILEKEHIEEILDADVQTILLHKEDIEASEYAIIHNTLQKDPTNSEKEAVEHIYRQLRNAEPPDEETARGIIDKLFFSEQRYSLGEVGRYRINKKLGLEIESDVQVLTKEDILSIVKYLIELINSKAEIDDIDHLSNRRVRTVGEQMSNQFGVGLARMARTIKERMNVRDNEVFTPIDLINAKTLSSVINSFFGTNQLSQFMDQTNPLAEVTHKRRLSALGPGGLSRERAGFEVRDVHYTHYGRLCPIETPEGPNIGLISSMSVYAKVNKMGFLETPYREVKEGKIDFAQDPIYLSAEEEEQKVIAQANAPVKDSGEFVNDRVKVRDEADYPLVEPEKVDYMDVAPNQIASISASLIPFLEHDDANRALMGSNMMRQAVPLLRPEAPIVGTGLEKRVARDSRVLVNAEGDGVVEYVDAQKIIINYDRTEEERLVSFEDDFKTYNLVKFRKTNQSTCINIQPIVKKGERVSEGQVLCEGYATESGELALGRNMLVAFMPWKGYNFEDAIVISERVARDDVFTSLHIDEYTLDVRDTKLGVEELTADIPNVSEEATKDLDENGLIRIGAEVKPGDILIGKITPKGESDPTPEEKLLRAIFGDKAGDVKDASLKASPSLNGVVIDKKLFALARKDKKTRLQDKEEIEKLDQEFNMQVEVLRQKFLEKLSILVAGKTSQGVENDLNEVVIPKGTKFTQKILNGIDDYTRVTGGVWTTDTDKNELIATLLHNFKIKYNDYLGAYKRQKFTISVGDELPSGIVKMAKVYIAKKRKLKVGDKMAGRHGNKGIVARIVRQEDMPFLEDGTPVDIVLNPLGVPSRMNIGQIYETVLGWAGKRLGRKFATPIFDGASLDEINKYTDEAGVPRFGHTHLYDGGTGERFHQAATVGVIYMIKLGHMIDDKMHARSIGPYSLITQQPLGGKAQFGGQRFGEMEVWALEAFGASNILREILTVKSDDVVGRAKTYETIVRGDAMPEPGIPESFNVLLHELNGLGLKVTLD from the coding sequence ATGGAAAGAGTCAATTTTGCATCCATCAAGAATCATTTCGATTACCCCGATTTTCTGGCTATTCAGATTCAGTCTTTTAAAGACTTCTTCCAGTTGGAAACCAAGGCGGCCGATCGAGCTGATGAAGGTTTATTCCGAACCTTTTCTGAAAATTTTCCGATTACCGACTCGCGTAATCAATTCGTACTGGAGTTTATCGATTACTTTATCGATCCTCCCCGCTACTCTGAAGAAGAGTGTATAGAGCGCGGACTTACTTTCAGTGTTCCACTGAAGGCTCGTCTGAAACTGTACTGTACAGATCCTGAGCACGAGGATTTCGAAACTATCGTGCAGGACGTTTACTTAGGAACAATCCCTTATATGACCCCTCGTGGTACCTTCGTTGTGAATGGTGCAGAGCGAGTTATTGTTTCTCAGTTACACCGTTCTCCTGGCGTATTCTTTGGTCAAAGCTATCATGCTAATGGTACCAAATTATATTCGGCTCGTGTAATTCCTTTCAAAGGATCATGGATCGAATTCGCCACCGATATCAACTCGGTGATGTATGCCTACATTGATCGTAAAAAGAAATTACCGCTTACTACCCTCTTGCGTGCAATTGGCTACGAGCGTGATAAAGATATTCTTGAAATCTTCGACCTTGCTGAAGAAGTTAAGGTTACCAAAACAGGTTTGAAGAAAGTGGCTGGTCGCAAATTGGCGGCTCGTGTGCTTAAAACCTGGATTGAGGATTTCGTAGATGAAGATACAGGTGAAGTAGTTTCTATCGAGCGTAACGAAGTTGTACTCGATCGTGATACCATCCTTGAAAAAGAGCATATCGAAGAAATTCTCGATGCTGATGTGCAAACTATCCTTCTGCACAAAGAGGACATCGAAGCTTCAGAATATGCTATTATCCATAATACCTTACAAAAGGACCCCACTAACTCTGAGAAAGAAGCAGTGGAGCACATCTATCGTCAACTGCGGAATGCGGAGCCGCCAGACGAGGAAACTGCCCGTGGTATTATCGATAAGCTCTTCTTCTCTGAGCAACGTTATAGCTTAGGTGAAGTAGGGCGTTACCGAATTAATAAGAAGTTAGGTCTGGAAATCGAAAGCGATGTTCAGGTATTAACTAAAGAAGATATTCTCAGTATTGTAAAATACTTGATCGAATTGATCAACTCTAAAGCAGAAATTGATGATATCGATCACTTGAGTAACCGTCGTGTACGTACCGTAGGTGAGCAAATGTCTAACCAGTTTGGTGTAGGTCTTGCTCGTATGGCTCGTACTATTAAAGAACGGATGAACGTTCGTGACAATGAGGTATTTACTCCGATCGATTTGATTAACGCGAAGACTCTTTCTTCAGTAATCAACTCTTTCTTCGGTACCAACCAGTTGTCTCAGTTCATGGACCAAACCAACCCTCTGGCAGAGGTTACGCACAAGCGTCGTCTTTCTGCATTAGGACCTGGTGGTCTTTCTCGTGAGCGTGCCGGTTTTGAGGTTCGAGACGTACACTACACCCACTATGGTCGTTTGTGTCCGATTGAAACTCCGGAAGGACCAAACATTGGTTTGATTTCTTCTATGTCGGTTTACGCCAAGGTGAACAAAATGGGCTTCTTGGAAACTCCTTACCGTGAAGTTAAAGAAGGTAAGATTGATTTCGCTCAGGATCCTATTTACTTAAGTGCTGAAGAAGAAGAACAGAAGGTAATTGCTCAGGCCAATGCACCTGTTAAGGACAGCGGTGAGTTTGTGAACGACCGAGTTAAGGTTCGTGATGAAGCTGACTATCCTTTGGTAGAGCCTGAGAAAGTGGATTATATGGACGTGGCTCCTAACCAGATTGCCTCCATTTCCGCTTCTTTGATTCCTTTCTTGGAGCATGATGATGCGAACCGTGCCTTGATGGGATCAAACATGATGCGTCAGGCTGTTCCATTACTTCGTCCCGAGGCTCCTATCGTAGGAACCGGTCTTGAGAAGCGCGTGGCTCGTGATAGCCGTGTTCTTGTTAATGCTGAAGGCGACGGTGTAGTAGAGTATGTAGATGCTCAAAAGATTATTATCAATTACGATCGTACGGAAGAAGAGCGCCTGGTGAGCTTTGAAGATGACTTCAAAACTTACAACCTGGTAAAATTCCGTAAGACAAACCAAAGTACTTGTATCAATATCCAACCGATCGTTAAGAAAGGTGAGCGGGTATCAGAAGGCCAGGTATTATGTGAGGGTTATGCTACCGAAAGCGGTGAATTAGCACTTGGACGTAATATGTTGGTAGCCTTCATGCCTTGGAAAGGTTACAACTTTGAGGATGCGATTGTAATTTCAGAGCGCGTTGCCCGCGATGATGTCTTCACCTCTTTGCATATCGACGAATACACTCTAGATGTTCGTGATACCAAATTGGGAGTAGAAGAACTAACCGCCGATATTCCTAACGTAAGTGAGGAAGCTACTAAAGATCTTGATGAAAACGGTTTAATCCGCATCGGGGCTGAAGTGAAGCCTGGCGATATTCTGATTGGTAAGATTACGCCTAAAGGTGAATCTGATCCTACTCCAGAAGAGAAATTATTACGTGCAATCTTCGGTGATAAAGCCGGTGATGTTAAGGATGCCTCTTTGAAAGCTTCACCTTCATTGAATGGTGTGGTGATTGACAAGAAGCTCTTTGCCTTAGCTCGTAAAGACAAAAAGACTCGTTTACAAGACAAAGAAGAGATCGAGAAATTAGATCAGGAATTCAACATGCAAGTTGAAGTACTGCGTCAGAAATTCCTCGAAAAACTTTCAATCCTGGTTGCTGGTAAAACCAGTCAGGGTGTTGAAAACGATCTGAATGAAGTAGTAATTCCAAAAGGAACCAAGTTTACTCAGAAGATTCTAAACGGAATCGATGATTATACTCGTGTGACTGGTGGAGTTTGGACTACCGATACTGATAAAAATGAGTTGATCGCAACCTTGTTGCACAACTTTAAAATTAAGTACAACGATTACCTGGGTGCTTACAAGCGTCAGAAGTTTACCATTAGCGTGGGAGACGAATTACCTTCAGGTATTGTGAAAATGGCCAAAGTTTATATCGCTAAAAAGCGTAAGCTGAAAGTAGGTGATAAGATGGCAGGTCGTCACGGTAACAAAGGTATTGTAGCACGTATTGTACGTCAAGAGGATATGCCATTCCTCGAAGACGGTACTCCGGTAGATATCGTACTGAATCCATTGGGTGTACCTTCACGGATGAACATCGGTCAGATTTATGAGACCGTATTAGGATGGGCCGGAAAACGCTTGGGTCGCAAATTTGCTACTCCGATTTTCGATGGTGCCAGCTTAGACGAGATCAATAAATACACTGATGAGGCTGGAGTTCCACGCTTCGGACATACCCACCTGTATGATGGTGGTACCGGAGAGCGTTTCCACCAGGCGGCTACCGTAGGGGTGATCTATATGATCAAATTAGGTCACATGATCGACGACAAAATGCACGCTCGTTCTATTGGACCTTACTCCCTCATTACACAACAGCCATTGGGTGGTAAAGCTCAGTTTGGAGGTCAGCGTTTCGGAGAAATGGAGGTTTGGGCACTTGAGGCCTTCGGTGCTTCCAATATCCTGCGCGAGATCCTAACTGTTAAGTCGGACGACGTTGTTGGACGTGCCAAGACTTACGAAACCATCGTTCGTGGTGATGCAATGCCAGAGCCCGGAATTCCGGAGTCTTTCAACGTATTGTTGCATGAACTGAATGGATTGGGACTGAAAGTTACCCTCGATTAA